The window GAGGTGCGATTGCAGCTTGGGCGCAGGAACGTACTTCGGGCAGCACAGCGGGACATCCGGCGAAGAAAGTCCTCCTTCCACCTAGAGAGAATCCTCAGAAAGCAGAGGCTGCTGGAGGCACAGAAGGGACTGGAGCAGCCCAAGGCATTGTGCTGGCTCAAGGATGACCACACCCAGAAGCCCCCATACTGGGTACCCAGCACTGACACCATGGTCCCAGGGCCTCAACATAGAAGCAGGCGGACAGGTTACAGTTCTTTGAGCCTCCAAAGGCTCTGCAGCCGGTACTTGCCCCAGCTACACAGGTACAGCCAGCAGTGGTCATCTGGGATCATTGGCTGAGGTTTACAGCCTTGTTGCTCAGGTGGCCTTCTTTACTtcccagggcctcagtttctcagtctgtgaaatggaaagatttgcttactcctcccttccccaccatttttccctctttctctgtagGTGAGATCTTCTAAGACTCAGGCTtttaccttctcccattctgagtGGCAACTCTTGCTGCCTCGGTGGTCTCTTCCAAATGAGAATCtcagcctcatttttttttttttttaagattttatttatttatttgacagagagacagccagcgagagaaggaacacaagcagggggagtgggagaggaagaagcaggctcccagcagagcagggagccctatgcggggctcaatcccaggactctgggatcatgacctgagccgaaggcagatgcttaacgaccgagacacccaggcgcccctcagcctcATTTTTCACCTGCTGTTTAGACCCTGGCTATCCACGTACATCTCCCTGTGTTTGTCCTGTCACCAGCTCCATCTCATCTCTCCTCACACCAGACTCCATTCCCAcatgcttcttccctctccctcctgcctgtccTGCCACCTCAAGTGAGTTTCCTGACCTTACCTTCCAATTGATAAGCGAGTGGAACACTATCTTTCTGACTCCCAGGTCCCATTTgggatctttcttgttttttttttctccttcactccTTGCATTCAGTCAAGGTGAGGATGGAGCGGGGGACTGTGTCTGCTTCTTTATATCCTCCAGGCCTAGCCCAGGGCCTTGCCCATAGTATGTGTACAGTTCATGTCTGTCGGTTCTGTTGGCTCACCTCTCTGGTCTTCAGAGGACTAGgcaggacttttttttaagactttttattaaaattagtaTGCCTATCTCCCACATTCAGCAGTTACCAAGATTTATCATGCTTGCATTAATctcctttctgtcctttttctgatgaagtatttttgttttttatttttatttttaagattttatttatttgacaagtaggcagagcaacaggcagagggagagggagaagcaggctctccactgagcagggagcccaacatgaagcttgatcccaggatgctgggatcctgacctgagctgaaggcagacacttaaccgactgagccacccaggtgcccctgatgaagtattttaaaacaaatcctaGACATCGTGTCATTTCTAAAATACAAGGACTTCTCTTACAATCACATTGTCATTCACCTAACAAAATTAAGATCAGTTATTCAATATAATCTAAAACCTAGGCCCATATCAAATTTCTGTAATTGCCTCAAAAATATCTATTTACAGTTAGTTGTTCAAATTAAGATCCAAGTAGGATTCACATACTGCATGTGGCAAGTCTTTTAAGTTCCTTTTAATaatactttgtttcatttttatttcttcgtATCATTGATTTATTAAAGGTGGATCGGTTCTACAGAAGATGCCACTTTATAGATTTGCTTGTTTGATTCCTGCAGTGTCATTTAGATTGTTCCTCTGTTCCTCATACTGCCTATTAATGGAAGTTTTCCCTAAAGCATAATTAGATTCAGATTCAGTTCAGTCTTTTCataagataaagaaattgagcAACAGAGTGTACCTGGGCTCTCTGAAGCCAAAACTGTAGTCCATAGTTGCTTTTTGTACCTATAGAGCTTTTTTCCGACCTCAAAGGCTAGAAGGGGTAGTGACATTGGTCTAGTTATTAACCTCCCTTAGAGCAAACTAAGTGGGACTTTATATTCCCTCTGTGAGCAGGAAATAGGGaccttttacttttctaaaatggttttccttttctccacagtgTTTTCCTGAATCGGGATCCCTCCACCATGTTACCTCCTATGCCTGACCCTACTGATCAAATATCAGAGAAAATTCCATCAGAAGAGTATTTGCCCCAGGCTGCTTCTTACCCTCCAAGGACAGGACACTTTAGTAAAAATGCCCTCTATTCCTCAGGCAAGCGGCATCTCTGCACTCCTAAGGTGGCCTTGGCAAGGAATGGAGCCTTAGCCTCAGGCAGCTGCCTCACTGTGAGTTCTGAGTCTGCCAGCATCCAGGAAATGCAAAGAGTGGGTAAGCAGCCCTGTCAAATGTTGTCCCAGAGCTTAGCCTCTCTGGATCATTCAGCAAACAAGCTAAAGCCGAGGGATGAGCCAGGTGCACTCACCCCTTCCACCTATACCAAGAGGGGTAGGGGACTAGCAGACCCTGACCACACACGAGCAGGGTGGCAAAAAGAAGGGAACCTTGGGACCCACAAGACTGCTAAGGGAACCTGTTGCACTTCCTCACATCCCCGTGGACCCAAACAGGCATCTGGATGTGGAAAGGCAGCCAAGACTTTCTGGGTGGAATCCAAACCACCTCCTCCAAGCCGGGCATCAAAAAGGCAGCAGAGGGTTCTAGTCAAAGACATTGCCAAGAAGTCCTCTTGTTTGCCTCATGGCAGCCCTTTGAGGGGGCAACACAGTGTGGGAGACCAAGATTCCACATCCTCACTCACAGATTTCAGCCCAAGAGTGGACCATGTAAGAGATAAAGATGGTGACTTATCTGATGCAGATAGCAGTTACTCAGTGGATTCTCTCTCCTGTGTCTATGCCAAAGCCCTAATGGAGCCAAAGGACCCCGAGGGAAAGGAACAGGATCTCCCAGAGCCAGAGAACTCTGAAAGTGATGACGGCCAAATATCTGAGGACTCACTGGCTGAGAAGGGGTATGAAAGCCCGCCAGACAGCCCAAGGCGTAGTTATCTTCCCAATGGCCATGGCCACTGTAGGGCCAGAGTTAGAGCCTCTGTGAGGGGCTTCACCACATCCTCAAACAGTGGACGGTTCACCCAAACCCAGAGGAGCTTTTCCTTGGATAGCCTGATTGATGCCAAGGAGGAACTACGGGAAGATCAGCAAGAAGAGGCTTTCTTCAGTTCAGCTGATGAGATGCCCACAGAGACTTTCTGGCACCTGCAGACCTCCAATCTGCCCACAGTGGACCAGGAGGCAACGTACAGGCTTGGTCCCATCAACCACGGGACAGGAGCCAGGCTGGATGCCATCCTGCCAATGAGCAGTTCATTTTACCttggccccccgccccagcccccctGTGAGCAGCCTGAGTCAGAGGTAGAAGCAAGCTCCTCTGAACAGGCAAACACACTCCAAGGCCTGCAACTTTCAAGAGGCAGCCCTCTGTTGTCCATGGATTCCTGGTTTTCCTGTGACTCTAAGATCAATTCCAGCAGCCCCTCAGGAATAGTGGGTTCTTTATGTGCAAGTCCAGATATCCAGGAATCTCAGCCCCATGGTTGGGAGAGGCCTGGACACTGGCAAAATATGGAAGAACTAAAGCCATCAGGGGCAGAAACACTCCTGCCCTATAATTCCAAACTTCCCCGAGGTTGTGCCGAGCTGCCCTGCTGTGTAAGCGGTGTGTACACAATCCCTGCTTCTGATACACCCAGGCTGTCGCTCTCGGGGTCTTGCAGGCTGCTTCAGCCACGAGCTGCTGGCATCTTTCAGGCCAGAGGTCTCCCTGACACAGCCCAGGAGGCCAGCTCTGAAGCATCCAACAACTCCAGTGTGTCAGGTGTTTTGGCTGCCTCTGCTGCCTCATTCACTCATGTAGGCAGTGCCCATGAGAGAGACTGGGCCGCCCTTCAGCAAAAGTACCTCCTTGAACTGTCCCATCCTGTGTTGCAGGCTGTAAGAGAATCCAGGCCAGCTTTCTCCTCCCTCGAAGAAGACTCTGCCTCCTTGACCCAAGCTTCTGGCAAAGAAACAGATACTCTATTGCCAGTTGGTTCTGGGGTATCTAGCAGTCGGGATTTCAGCAACTTTCCTATCCATTTATCCAAAATTAGGCATTTGAGAGCAGAAAAAGAACAGGACAGTTTGAGTGCTGAGTTAGAAGGTACTTCAGATTTCTTTACAGCTAGAGAGAAAGAGGTGAGTCATAGTGGAACTTACTCAGCAGATGTAGAATCATTGACTTCTGGAACTACAAATGCACCAGTCTTTGTAGCAGAGAACAAGATAGCAAATTCCAGGACTGAAGCATGTGAAGTCAAGCAGAACAGCTTGGAAGAGTCTTCTCAGAGTAGTGGGAAACCTCGACTGATGACTTCCTCTGATGAATGTTTTTTCCAGAAGAGCCGTTGTCACGGTCATGTCACCATAGCCACCAAAGAAAACCACTGGCCCCGTGGCGGGGCTCATCTCAGGAAGAATAGTGCAGGCCAGGAGGGGCAGTTCAGTCCCAGTCGCTACCCACCCCTGCAGGAAGAGAAAGTAGATTATCAGGAGAGCTCCAGCGAAGTGGTTGGAAAGCACCCAAGCGTTTCGTTTGCATTTCCGTCAGGTCCAAAGCGGTATTCCCACTCTGCTGCCTGGAATCCATTCCCGGCTTCCTTGCAGCCACCTCCCTTGGAGACATTCTATGTGACCAAAAGCCGGGATGCCCTGACAGAAACTGCCTTAGAGATCCCGGCTTGCAGAGAATCAAGagtgccttccccaccccccagagaaGCCTGGGGCTTTGGTCATGACCATCAGGttctccaaaatatttatttgaagaataagTTGCCAGTGCTATTACAAAACCAGAATTCCAAGATTGCCTcatctcagcagggagtcacAGCAGGGAGGCCATTTGATCTGAACACCAAGGAAGttagcagagaaagagggaagtaCCCTGGAAATATTGAAGAAGAAAGCCacaattcagtttatttttttgttgctcAGAACAGACATTTTCTTTCATCTACTAGCACAAAAGTATGTGAATTTGAAAATCAAGttggaattttaaataaacacagtCTTTCGGCGCTTCAGGAGGGAGAAAAGGCCACGGTACAGTCCTATTGCAATGTTTGCTCAAGCCATTCTAGGTCTAGGAGGCCTCTCCTTATTTGTGAGTCTGAGGCagatgaggaagaagagcaggatcACAGTGTGGTCCTAAGGCAGACTCAGGCCTttgatatgaacagacagtttcCTTCTGGCGCCAAGTCTGATTTCATCTATGAAACCATCAATTTAGCCCTTGACAAGGACATACTGGGGGAAACTGCTATTTCTTTGCAGTCCAGATCAGTACATCGTAGAGTAAGTGGCCCAAAGATGATGGCCCCGGATGAGAGTCCAGCCCACAAGGGTGAGAGGAAGAATGAATCTGGGTTTCTTGGGAATGCTCTCTATTCCAAAGGCAGCTCAAAAGAGTTTAATCTTCCGCAGACAGAGACTACATATGAAAGATTCCAGTCAGTTACATGCTCTCAGGAAAAAAACCTGAGTGAATGCAAAGGCTCTGGAAGGTCACAAGAAATGTTAAGCCCCAAAGAAGAACCTTCTGGAAAGAAGCAGAATAGAAGAGTCAACGGTGCTGATGAAATGGCCAGGCTAATTAGGAGTGTAATGCAGCTGGAAAGTGGCATCTTGGAAATTGAATCCAAGCAGAATATGCAGCCAAATGCTTCCCACACATTGGGAGTCAGTAAGGAGTTTGTGTTCCAGGACCGAAGGGACCAGGAGATGGCTGACTATGTCCTGAAGCCAGGCAGCTTTGGAAACCACCTGTCTTTGAAGGATCAGCCATCTTCTCAAAAACAGACAGATGATGTTACCTTTAGGGATAGCGAAGCTGGAGAAATAGAGGTTAACAGTAGCATTGGGAAAGGTCCCCAGGTCCAGAAAATCACCTTGTACCCCTTCAAGTCAAAGGAATGTGTACAAGACATTAAATTTGCAAAAGAGCACACTTGCCCAGCTGCTATATTAGACAGACCCTCCTGGCACATGTGTGATGATGTAGGGACATGTGCAGCTCGTAGAGAGTTTGCAGACATGTGTGCTGATCCAAGAACCAAGGGATTGGCTGGTGCTCTGCCATTGCAGCCGAGCCCCAAGATGTCTTCTGAGAAGGAGGGCGAAGTGGGGAATGCATCTGCAAACCCCAGAGGGCAGCCCTGTGGCTTGGGAAGTCTTGAGGAACTGAAAACTGTGAAAAGTTTTTGGGAAAGCCAGGTTGCCAATTGTGTAAGTAGTTCTAAGCAAGAGGAGCCCAAAGTTCAAGGCAGAGTTGAGGAAATGGCTGTGCAAAGAGGAGGGAGCCTACAGGAACAAAACACAGTAGTCTCATCAACTCAGAAACTTTTCAGCCCAAGCCAGCATTGTATGGGCACATCTTATAGCCAGGAGACTGGTCCACTGCTGAGCCAGACAGACTCCTCTGTGGTTCCTCACGGAGACCTGAGTAGTACCTTGTCTTTGAAGTCTCCAAGGCTGCCAAGAGACTATCTTCATGCACATGATACTGTAGGCATCTCTTCAGTTGACTATGCGCTGGCTCCCACAATGTTGAAAATGCCTAATAGTCCCTTGGTAACTGGAGCAGGGAGTCAGAATCAGAGTGGAGAGCCCCAAGGCCACAGTCCTCAGGGAAATGTTAGAGGGGGCTCCTCCTTGGCACACTCTGCTTGGTGTGGGTCTGTGATATCCACGGCCATGGGATCTCATGGTCAGTCCCATGTATCAGAGAGCATTCCCCTGGAGGCAGAGGGCCACAGATCAGCAGATATCCAAGACCAAGGAGGGGACCTCAGAAGCATCTCAATGGGCTTGAGTCCCAGAGAGGGTTTTGCTTCAGAAGCCGAAGCAGATATAcaaagaggaacagaaagaacCAGGTCACTGAACAGGGTCTCTAGCCCACTTGAAAAGAAGGCCCGCTGCCTCCTAGAAGAGGGTAACAGTCAAGGCCAGCAGGTgaagcagaaggcagagaaagaggctgAGGACCTCAGTTCTCCTAGTGGTACTTTCTCAGCACCTGTGTCCCTGCCAGGGGTGTCTCACCCAGAGCACCGTGCTCATACATCCACAGGCCTGGCTGTGTTGGAGATCAGACAAGCAAAGGCCCAAGGAAAGCAGCTTCATGACTTGGGGGCTGGAGGCAAAATTCTTCCTTACTATGAGACTTTATTAGGACCTGAATGTTCTTCAGGGGCCCCCAGTAGGTCTCAGTGTCCACAAAGGGACCAGTTAGTGTCAGACAGGGCCAGTAATGAGGCTGAAGAACAAGGATTTCATGTGGCATCTCTCTCTGCTGAACCAGGACATCTGTTGACTAATGAGAGGAAAGTTCCTCAGGCCACACCCCTCCCTGCAGATAGCTTTCAACATCCCCCCAAAACGGAGACTAAAACAGGGCCACAGCTTCCCTCACAGAAttcctcccctgcagccccaACTCCAGGCAAAAGCCATTGTGCTGGAGAACTGAGACATTTTCTGGGAGCCGATGAACAGTTTGTATGTCACACTTGTTCTGAAatcatagagaaaaagaaaaaagcaactaCAACACCTTCCTCTTCTGATCTTATGGGCTCGGGCAGTTTTCCTTCAACAGCTGTAGAGGACAGGAGGGAAATATCAGAGAAAGTAGTGGCTCCTTTATCTTCTTGGGCCCCTAATGATGATCCTGGCATGATTCCACATGGGGGAAGCCAGTTAGCTCTGTGGGAGACTGCAGAGGCCATGCGCCCTGGTGGTCAGGAGCACAGCCCAGTGCATCAAGAACCTAGAATTCTAGATACCACTTGTGGAGGAGGTTCAGGTAATTTTTTAGTGGCTgcacaggaaggaaaaacaacctGTTTTGAAAGTCAGCTTGTGACCTGTGATGTTCAGAATTCTGTCAGCCTCTCAGCATGTACCCAAGACTCCTCCCAATGCCTTGAGGCTTCCACTGGCTTAGAAGAAGGGAGGGCAAATCCCAAACAGGGTACCATCCTGCCTAGAGCCCTGAGGAGCCTTGAACTGGAAGCTCCCTTGCAGCAATGTGTGAAGCGGAAGGAGAATGTTGGCTGTGGACTGGCAGAAGCCTGCGGTGCTGGCAGTCATCCCAGGCTGACTCCATTGCCAGATCAAAGACCTAGCCCAGGTCCTGGGGGAGTTCAGGAGGAGGCCCAGGGCAGATGCCCACGGCAAACTTCCTATTGTGTTGTCTTCTTAGGGAACATTGAAAGCAGCAGGACTCTTAGTCCATCTAGGGGGCAGGAAGGCAGAACAactccttgccaacatctgtgtAATCCTCAACCTATTGCTTCTCTTGCCtgtttctccccaccctccactaTACCGTGTTATAGAGATGGTGACCTGGGAAAGGGGAATTCCAAGACTGCCCTGCACACTCTCCAGCCACCCTGCATAGTGCCTTCCAGAGCCTGTGGAATGGATGAGAGAGGAGAGGGCTGTTCCGGGGAACCTGAAGTGCTCTTGGCACCCGGCCTTGAGCCCAAGGGCATTCATAAGGATCTTGGGCCAACAGACAGCAGCACTCGGGAgccttctgcttctgctgctgtCCTATCTCTGGCTCAAGGGGGCAGCTCCCCTTCTGTGCCTCATGGGGGGGCAAGTTCACTGAGCCACTCAGTGGCTGATGGAGGCTCAAGGTCAGCAGAGGATCCTGAGAAAAAGGCTGCTGAGAAGAAAGCCAGTACAGAGCTTGAGGCTGCCTTTTCCTCTGCAGGCATGTGCTCTGAGCCACAGAGGATGTTTCGGGACAGCTCTGGAGGTAGCCAGAATGCACAAGAGACTCAAGCCAAGCCAGAACCACCCTTAACAACTGAGAGACCACACACCCTGGATTTAAGTGAAGGGTCTGTTGAGAGTGAGCTTCTGGGGGAAGCACAGCATGGATATTTAGGAAATGCAATCCAATGCCTTCCAGAAAAGCAACAATTTTCCTATAAGTCCAGAGATCACAGTGGCTTGGATCCCCAAGCCGGATTTGTAGCAAAGTTAAAACACATCTCCAGGCACCAAGCTGATGGTC is drawn from Ursus arctos isolate Adak ecotype North America unplaced genomic scaffold, UrsArc2.0 scaffold_36, whole genome shotgun sequence and contains these coding sequences:
- the STARD9 gene encoding stAR-related lipid transfer protein 9 isoform X2 yields the protein MANVRVAVRVRPLSKRETKEGGRIIVEVDGKVAKIRNLKVDNRPDGFGDSREKVVAFGFDYCYWSVNPEDPQYASQDMVFQDLGTEVLSGAAKGYNICLFAYGQTGSGKTYTMLGTPASVGLTPRICEGLFIREEDSAPLPSSCRIKVSFLEIYNERVRDLLKQSDQKKSYTLRVREHPEMGPYVQGLSQHVVTNYKQVIQLLEEGIANRITAATHVHEASSRSHAIFTIYYTQAILENNLPSEIASKINLVDLAGSERADPSYCKDRITEGANINKSLVTLGIVISTLAQNSQAFSSCQSLSSAASDGGDSGIPSSPSGTSSGAGPSRKQSYIPYRDSVLTWLLKDSLGGNSKTIMVATVSPSHTCYSETMSTLRYASNAKHIINKPRVNEDANIKLIRELREEIGRLKAMLLSFELTNYSPLNEEKDENLKELILQNELKIDQLTKDWTQKWNEWKALVEHYRVDINRRRAGVVIDSSLPHLMALEEDVLSTGVVLYHLKEGTTKIGRIDSDQEQDIVLQGQWIERDHCTITSACGVVILRPAQGARCTVNGREVTASCRLTQGAVITLGKAQKFRFNHPAEAAVLRQRRQVGEAVGGSGSLEWLDLDGDVTASRLGLCPLLWKKRRVLEEQSDEDHQPLRAGEAPQRAQIQQQHYVGDLRQRILAGQIRAKEDLELDQAHISQQIKDNQQQLLGEETWLAGLQQQRDHVAEKELEACVPPGAWLQADPETLLPPLVRSQKREVRLQLGRRNVLRAAQRDIRRRKSSFHLERILRKQRLLEAQKGLEQPKALCWLKDDHTQKPPYWVPSTDTMVPGPQHRSRRTGYSSLSLQRLCSRYLPQLHSVFLNRDPSTMLPPMPDPTDQISEKIPSEEYLPQAASYPPRTGHFSKNALYSSGKRHLCTPKVALARNGALASGSCLTVSSESASIQEMQRVGKQPCQMLSQSLASLDHSANKLKPRDEPGALTPSTYTKRGRGLADPDHTRAGWQKEGNLGTHKTAKGTCCTSSHPRGPKQASGCGKAAKTFWVESKPPPPSRASKRQQRVLVKDIAKKSSCLPHGSPLRGQHSVGDQDSTSSLTDFSPRVDHVRDKDGDLSDADSSYSVDSLSCVYAKALMEPKDPEGKEQDLPEPENSESDDGQISEDSLAEKGYESPPDSPRRSYLPNGHGHCRARVRASVRGFTTSSNSGRFTQTQRSFSLDSLIDAKEELREDQQEEAFFSSADEMPTETFWHLQTSNLPTVDQEATYRLGPINHGTGARLDAILPMSSSFYLGPPPQPPCEQPESEVEASSSEQANTLQGLQLSRGSPLLSMDSWFSCDSKINSSSPSGIVGSLCASPDIQESQPHGWERPGHWQNMEELKPSGAETLLPYNSKLPRGCAELPCCVSGVYTIPASDTPRLSLSGSCRLLQPRAAGIFQARGLPDTAQEASSEASNNSSVSGVLAASAASFTHVGSAHERDWAALQQKYLLELSHPVLQAVRESRPAFSSLEEDSASLTQASGKETDTLLPVGSGVSSSRDFSNFPIHLSKIRHLRAEKEQDSLSAELEGTSDFFTAREKEVSHSGTYSADVESLTSGTTNAPVFVAENKIANSRTEACEVKQNSLEESSQSSGKPRLMTSSDECFFQKSRCHGHVTIATKENHWPRGGAHLRKNSAGQEGQFSPSRYPPLQEEKVDYQESSSEVVGKHPSVSFAFPSGPKRYSHSAAWNPFPASLQPPPLETFYVTKSRDALTETALEIPACRESRVPSPPPREAWGFGHDHQVLQNIYLKNKLPVLLQNQNSKIASSQQGVTAGRPFDLNTKEVSRERGKYPGNIEEESHNSVYFFVAQNRHFLSSTSTKVCEFENQVGILNKHSLSALQEGEKATVQSYCNVCSSHSRSRRPLLICESEADEEEEQDHSVVLRQTQAFDMNRQFPSGAKSDFIYETINLALDKDILGETAISLQSRSVHRRVSGPKMMAPDESPAHKGERKNESGFLGNALYSKGSSKEFNLPQTETTYERFQSVTCSQEKNLSECKGSGRSQEMLSPKEEPSGKKQNRRVNGADEMARLIRSVMQLESGILEIESKQNMQPNASHTLGVSKEFVFQDRRDQEMADYVLKPGSFGNHLSLKDQPSSQKQTDDVTFRDSEAGEIEVNSSIGKGPQVQKITLYPFKSKECVQDIKFAKEHTCPAAILDRPSWHMCDDVGTCAARREFADMCADPRTKGLAGALPLQPSPKMSSEKEGEVGNASANPRGQPCGLGSLEELKTVKSFWESQVANCVSSSKQEEPKVQGRVEEMAVQRGGSLQEQNTVVSSTQKLFSPSQHCMGTSYSQETGPLLSQTDSSVVPHGDLSSTLSLKSPRLPRDYLHAHDTVGISSVDYALAPTMLKMPNSPLVTGAGSQNQSGEPQGHSPQGNVRGGSSLAHSAWCGSVISTAMGSHGQSHVSESIPLEAEGHRSADIQDQGGDLRSISMGLSPREGFASEAEADIQRGTERTRSLNRVSSPLEKKARCLLEEGNSQGQQVKQKAEKEAEDLSSPSGTFSAPVSLPGVSHPEHRAHTSTGLAVLEIRQAKAQGKQLHDLGAGGKILPYYETLLGPECSSGAPSRSQCPQRDQLVSDRASNEAEEQGFHVASLSAEPGHLLTNERKVPQATPLPADSFQHPPKTETKTGPQLPSQNSSPAAPTPGKSHCAGELRHFLGADEQFVCHTCSEIIEKKKKATTTPSSSDLMGSGSFPSTAVEDRREISEKVVAPLSSWAPNDDPGMIPHGGSQLALWETAEAMRPGGQEHSPVHQEPRILDTTCGGGSGNFLVAAQEGKTTCFESQLVTCDVQNSVSLSACTQDSSQCLEASTGLEEGRANPKQGTILPRALRSLELEAPLQQCVKRKENVGCGLAEACGAGSHPRLTPLPDQRPSPGPGGVQEEAQGRCPRQTSYCVVFLGNIESSRTLSPSRGQEGRTTPCQHLCNPQPIASLACFSPPSTIPCYRDGDLGKGNSKTALHTLQPPCIVPSRACGMDERGEGCSGEPEVLLAPGLEPKGIHKDLGPTDSSTREPSASAAVLSLAQGGSSPSVPHGGASSLSHSVADGGSRSAEDPEKKAAEKKASTELEAAFSSAGMCSEPQRMFRDSSGGSQNAQETQAKPEPPLTTERPHTLDLSEGSVESELLGEAQHGYLGNAIQCLPEKQQFSYKSRDHSGLDPQAGFVAKLKHISRHQADGPWEEEEQQRDQESGGGKEPAQGRTSQCSHEGGLDGCQIRDAGREEACAAKPRVSKMFSSGFKDSATMPLGQSEAPWPTPLSPGLPASGREQPAPPSRCSLPVIAVVSGPRHSRSSPRPQFSEVSSSQSLQELNMSVEPPSPTDEDTQEPNRLWFPHPTDYFSGNSAVRTSLEGEGCGQKASSNLDNSTADYWLPKPATPPYPRSSTLSCMPTPDFMTGWTSSTLEEEAWQESPERPGGQARPEKWHSKADKGTLHFNSSDINPYILSSRPEGPVQIGWKQYVFGSAVDVSCGQIPQGLIPSNMAHCSSMDSGLECQNSPLYSHLSTYANARDLSSPHSIGNAQGSRKLWEVWGSSFALENLHILNSPEGATPSKGPDKRAQFPGTPDEAGWLRSEALLAEGSAAGPVDDIMLPYPSEAGGPVGQFRMGTLEQGTQTLGCSLCWSSTDISSAQPETGAVPVSGLVTWTSMHNLSLHLSQLLHSTSELLGSLSQPSVAEKEQNIKRETPDEVTQAFMIDGCTQTTMDKGIQTDLALPPLHLQAPEANPQEVNVVLEVLGSDIPTMSQGQGYVTGTLQKKEAEETAWKMAGPSELREESLHCRPESLLAPPSHLRFQKAHFGQNLPSVSPQASPDASLPPNSQPEEPSCLVVGSPSLTSSQSPEPCPSAAVSLRDPKVEKDLGTMGMLLVDRASSPILTLSASTQGLGLPADSLSATTPSACPLEGHQELVSSPDLLPDTSRPPVDNHSQTTDESGGSQRVGAPCGEGSSPLEKSDGRSFLEVSSPGRLPQNPKLQVCFLEQAPQQLQPKTTTLLQSRLPTPSLRSRSQRLADSFVSEDLASLECGPVSSRGAGQWQSKTENGGESSASPVEPQPTLDFSSSRGGLQPLSPCPISELTDTSGLQGSTLGPTKACQSEVLLCSSSQVCMAPEPQHHGLRDFPVHNKFTHWSGVQDGSPGGLSVKETRCDPSSGEQGQKPLQPPDDQSQDPQWSQRESIPLQVGAQNLPLSMELTEAKLHHGFGEAAALLQVLQTGTGEALAAEEPVRSTWEELYARQKQTIETLRRERAERLQNFHWTRSLGPQKQLSLLPNRDLPTRDLDLPSRRREYLQQLRKDVVETTRSPGSASRSAHPASDIALMLQEYQRAREEAKVEIARARARLWEQTEQEKLRIRQQIISQLLREEEKLHTLATSNSLCTSSNGSLSSGVTSGYNSSTALPDQLQSPDSVGDTNLPDSSDSWIGDVRGSSTVRNSHLSLAGSTWKSLAYSRRTSLGSCCCSPSSLSSLGTCFSSSYQDLAKHIVDLSVADVMAACSDNLHNLFSCQAAAGWNYQGEEQEVQLYYKVFSSTRHGFLGAGVVSQPLSHVWAAVSDPTLWPLYHKPIQTARLHQRVTNSINLVYLVCDTALCALKQPRDFCCVCVEAKEGQLSIVAAQSVYDTSMPRPSREMVRGEILPSAWVLQPITMEGKEITRVIYLAQVELGAPGFPPQLLSSFIKQQPLVIARLASFLGS